One window from the genome of Rhodopseudomonas sp. P2A-2r encodes:
- a CDS encoding DUF3309 family protein encodes MSIGTIILIILVIALLGGFSGIGGGPFYGTGYYGGGGLGLIVVILLILLLLGKL; translated from the coding sequence ATGTCAATCGGAACAATCATTCTTATCATTCTCGTGATCGCTCTGCTCGGCGGTTTCAGCGGCATCGGCGGCGGCCCGTTCTACGGCACCGGCTACTACGGCGGCGGCGGCCTCGGCTTGATTGTCGTGATCCTGCTGATCCTCCTGCTGCTCGGCAAGCTGTAA
- the kdpA gene encoding potassium-transporting ATPase subunit KdpA has product MTFVGWIQIILFCAIVVALVKPLGWYMTAVFNGERTFLSPVLRPVEAGLYWMGGVDEKREQHWLTYTVAMLLFHVGGFLVLYAVLRLQAFLPLNPADQSAVAPDLSFNTAISFITNTNWQNYGGESTLSYLTQMIGLTHQNFLSAATGIALAVALIRGFSRSSMRTIGNFWVDVTRCTLYVLLPICVVYTLFLVWQGIPQTLGAYVDATTLEGAKQTIAVGPVASQVAIKMLGTNGGGFFNANASHPFENPTALSNFIQMISIFALGAGLTNVFGRMVGNQKQGWAILAVMGVLFIAGVAITYGAEASGTSMMADLGLTGGNMEGKEVRFGIVASSLFAVITTAASCGAVNAMHDSFTAIGGMIPLINMQLGEIIIGGVGAGLYGMLLFVVLAIFVAGLMVGRTPEYVGKKIESREVKMAMLAILVLPLMYLGWTAVAVVLPSAVASMANAGPHGFSEVLYAFTSATGNNGSAFGGLTGNTFFYNLTLASSMFVGRFFMIVPAMALAGSLAAKKSIPASAGTLPTTGGLFVGLVVGVILIIGGLTFFPALALGPIVEHLAMSAHTLF; this is encoded by the coding sequence ATGACATTCGTTGGCTGGATTCAGATCATTTTATTCTGTGCGATCGTGGTCGCACTGGTGAAGCCGCTGGGCTGGTACATGACAGCAGTCTTCAACGGCGAGCGCACCTTTCTGTCACCGGTGCTGCGGCCGGTCGAGGCCGGTCTGTACTGGATGGGCGGCGTCGATGAGAAACGCGAGCAGCACTGGCTGACCTATACGGTGGCCATGTTGCTGTTCCACGTCGGGGGCTTCCTGGTGCTCTATGCCGTGCTGCGGCTGCAGGCATTCCTGCCGCTCAATCCGGCGGATCAGTCGGCGGTGGCGCCGGATCTGTCGTTCAACACCGCGATCTCCTTCATCACCAACACCAACTGGCAGAACTACGGCGGAGAAAGCACGCTGTCCTATCTGACCCAGATGATCGGCCTGACGCACCAGAACTTCCTGTCGGCAGCCACCGGCATCGCGCTCGCGGTGGCATTGATCCGCGGCTTCTCGCGCTCGTCGATGCGCACCATCGGCAATTTCTGGGTCGATGTGACCCGTTGCACGCTCTATGTGCTGCTGCCGATCTGCGTCGTCTACACGCTGTTCCTGGTATGGCAGGGTATCCCGCAGACGCTGGGTGCCTATGTCGATGCGACCACTCTTGAAGGTGCCAAGCAGACCATCGCAGTCGGCCCGGTGGCCTCGCAGGTGGCGATCAAGATGCTCGGCACCAATGGCGGCGGCTTCTTCAATGCCAACGCGTCGCATCCGTTCGAGAACCCGACGGCGTTGTCCAACTTCATCCAGATGATCTCGATCTTTGCGCTGGGTGCCGGCCTGACTAACGTGTTCGGTCGCATGGTCGGCAACCAGAAACAGGGCTGGGCGATCCTCGCCGTGATGGGCGTGCTGTTCATCGCCGGCGTCGCCATCACCTACGGCGCCGAAGCCTCCGGCACCAGCATGATGGCCGATCTCGGCCTGACCGGCGGCAACATGGAGGGCAAGGAAGTCCGCTTCGGCATCGTGGCCTCCAGCCTGTTCGCAGTGATCACCACGGCCGCGTCGTGCGGCGCGGTCAATGCCATGCACGACTCCTTCACCGCCATCGGCGGCATGATCCCGCTGATCAACATGCAGCTCGGCGAGATCATCATCGGCGGCGTCGGCGCCGGCCTCTACGGCATGCTGCTGTTCGTGGTGCTGGCGATCTTCGTCGCCGGCCTGATGGTCGGCCGCACGCCGGAATATGTCGGCAAGAAGATCGAGTCGCGTGAGGTCAAGATGGCCATGCTGGCGATCCTGGTGCTGCCGCTGATGTATCTCGGCTGGACCGCGGTGGCGGTGGTGCTGCCCTCGGCAGTGGCTTCGATGGCCAATGCTGGTCCACATGGCTTCTCCGAGGTGCTCTATGCCTTCACCTCGGCGACCGGCAACAACGGTTCGGCGTTTGGCGGTCTCACCGGCAACACTTTCTTCTACAACCTGACGCTCGCCAGCTCGATGTTCGTCGGCCGCTTCTTCATGATCGTTCCGGCCATGGCGCTGGCGGGCTCGCTGGCGGCAAAGAAGTCGATCCCGGCTTCGGCGGGCACCCTGCCCACCACCGGCGGATTGTTCGTCGGCCTGGTGGTCGGCGTCATCCTGATCATCGGCGGCCTCACCTTCTTCCCGGCGCTCGCGCTCGGACCGATCGTCGAGCACCTCGCGATGTCCGCCCACACCCTGTTCTGA
- a CDS encoding SDR family NAD(P)-dependent oxidoreductase, with protein sequence MQNPFDLTGRVAVVTGSSRGIGRASAELLAKLGAKVVISSRKADACEEVAAGIRAEGGDAHVIPCNISRKDEIAALIAGTVKHYGAPDILVCNAAVNPYYGPLLDISDEAFDKIMGSNVRSNIWLCAQAMPLMAARGKGSVIIVSSIGGLRGSTVIGAYGISKAADFSLCRSLAGEWGPKGVRVNCIAPGLVKTDFARTLWEDPENLKRRTATTPLGRIGEPHEIAGAVAYLGSDAATFMTGQTIVIDGGVTTAAV encoded by the coding sequence GTGCAAAACCCCTTCGATCTCACCGGCCGCGTAGCGGTCGTCACCGGCTCCAGCCGCGGCATTGGCCGCGCTTCGGCCGAATTGCTGGCAAAACTCGGCGCCAAAGTGGTGATCTCCAGCCGCAAGGCAGACGCCTGCGAGGAGGTTGCCGCGGGCATTCGTGCGGAGGGCGGCGACGCCCATGTGATTCCCTGCAACATCTCGCGCAAGGACGAGATCGCGGCCCTGATCGCCGGCACCGTCAAGCACTATGGCGCCCCCGATATCCTTGTCTGCAACGCCGCAGTGAATCCGTATTACGGCCCGCTGCTCGATATTTCCGATGAAGCCTTCGACAAGATCATGGGCTCCAATGTGCGCAGCAACATCTGGCTGTGCGCCCAGGCGATGCCGCTGATGGCTGCGCGCGGCAAGGGATCGGTGATCATCGTCTCGTCGATCGGCGGCCTGCGCGGTTCCACGGTGATCGGCGCCTACGGCATCTCCAAGGCCGCGGACTTCTCCCTGTGCCGCAGCCTCGCCGGCGAATGGGGGCCGAAGGGCGTGCGCGTCAACTGCATCGCGCCGGGCCTGGTGAAGACCGACTTCGCCCGGACGCTGTGGGAAGACCCCGAGAACCTCAAGCGCCGCACCGCCACCACGCCGTTGGGTCGCATTGGCGAACCGCATGAAATCGCCGGCGCGGTGGCCTATCTCGGCTCCGATGCTGCCACCTTCATGACCGGCCAGACCATCGTGATCGACGGCGGCGTCACCACCGCAGCGGTGTAA
- a CDS encoding K(+)-transporting ATPase subunit F, with protein MMFDYTLAGLVSAGLLFYLTYALLRPERF; from the coding sequence ATGATGTTCGACTACACACTCGCCGGCCTCGTCTCGGCAGGACTGCTGTTTTACCTCACTTACGCTTTGCTGCGTCCCGAGCGGTTCTGA
- a CDS encoding polyhydroxyalkanoic acid system family protein: MAAPLVVSIPHRLGRDEAVRRLRTGLSRAASSVPVLKVDEERWDGDRMIFRVRALGQAASGHVDVDEDHVRVEVMLPWLLQRFAQAAQAAIKARGNLLLTKKS, encoded by the coding sequence ATGGCCGCGCCGCTCGTCGTCTCCATTCCGCATCGTCTTGGTCGGGACGAGGCCGTGCGCCGTTTGAGAACAGGACTGAGCCGCGCGGCGTCCAGCGTGCCGGTGCTGAAGGTCGACGAGGAGCGGTGGGACGGCGACCGGATGATCTTTCGGGTCCGCGCGCTCGGGCAGGCGGCCAGCGGCCATGTTGATGTCGATGAAGATCATGTGCGCGTCGAGGTGATGCTGCCCTGGTTGTTGCAGCGCTTTGCTCAAGCGGCGCAGGCGGCGATCAAGGCGCGCGGCAACCTGCTGCTGACCAAGAAGAGCTGA
- a CDS encoding K(+)-transporting ATPase subunit C encodes MLKEIRPAIVILLALTVITGAAYPLAMTGIAEAVFPNQAQGSLIERDGKVVGSRLIGQEFKDDGYFHGRPSATTMADPQDATKTVPAPYNAVNSMGSNLGPTSQALNDRIKDDVAKLKAENRAMPVPVDLVTTSGSGLDPNISPEGALFQVPRVAKARKLPEDNVRALVTAQTESRFGGLLGEPRVNVLALNLALDAAAK; translated from the coding sequence ATGTTGAAAGAAATTCGCCCGGCCATCGTCATCCTGCTGGCGCTCACCGTCATCACCGGCGCCGCCTATCCGCTAGCCATGACCGGGATCGCCGAAGCCGTATTCCCGAATCAGGCCCAGGGCAGCCTGATCGAGCGCGACGGCAAGGTCGTCGGCTCCAGGCTGATCGGCCAGGAGTTCAAGGACGACGGCTATTTCCACGGCCGTCCGTCGGCTACCACCATGGCCGATCCGCAGGACGCCACCAAGACCGTGCCGGCGCCTTATAACGCCGTCAATTCCATGGGCTCCAACCTCGGCCCGACCAGCCAGGCGCTCAACGACCGCATCAAGGACGATGTGGCAAAGCTCAAGGCGGAGAACCGCGCGATGCCGGTGCCGGTGGATCTGGTCACCACGTCGGGCTCGGGCCTCGACCCGAACATCTCGCCGGAGGGCGCGCTGTTTCAGGTGCCGCGCGTCGCCAAGGCGCGAAAACTGCCGGAGGACAACGTCCGCGCGCTGGTGACGGCGCAGACCGAAAGCCGCTTCGGCGGCCTGCTCGGCGAGCCCCGCGTCAACGTGCTGGCGCTGAACCTGGCGCTGGATGCGGCGGCGAAATAA
- a CDS encoding response regulator has product MNAAAIKVLVIDDEPPIRKLLRMGLSTQGYEILEASNGTLALELLAQDPALIILDLGLPDIQGHDLLRMIRARNDSVPIVVLSSRGDEAGKVQALDLGADDYLTKPFGMDELLARMRAALRHQLQVHGERPVFKSGELSVDLVRRLVKVGDRDVKLSPKEYELLRVLVQHAGKVLTHRFLLKELWDELTDAQYLRVYVRQLRQKIEPDPERPQYVLTETGIGYRLKAAD; this is encoded by the coding sequence ATGAATGCCGCCGCCATCAAGGTCCTGGTCATCGACGACGAACCGCCGATCCGCAAGCTGCTGCGCATGGGGTTGAGCACCCAGGGCTACGAAATTCTCGAAGCGTCCAATGGCACGCTGGCGCTCGAATTGCTGGCGCAGGATCCGGCGCTGATCATCCTCGACCTCGGCCTGCCGGACATCCAGGGCCACGACCTGCTGCGCATGATCCGCGCCCGCAACGACAGCGTGCCCATCGTGGTGCTGTCGAGCAGGGGCGATGAGGCCGGCAAGGTGCAGGCACTGGATCTCGGCGCCGACGACTACCTGACAAAACCGTTCGGCATGGACGAATTGCTGGCGCGGATGCGCGCCGCGCTGCGCCACCAGTTGCAGGTGCATGGCGAACGGCCGGTGTTCAAGTCGGGCGAGTTGTCGGTCGATCTGGTGCGTCGGCTGGTCAAGGTCGGCGATCGCGATGTGAAACTGTCGCCCAAGGAATATGAACTGCTGCGCGTGCTGGTGCAGCACGCCGGCAAAGTACTGACCCACCGCTTCCTCCTCAAGGAATTGTGGGACGAACTCACAGACGCGCAATACCTGCGCGTCTATGTCCGTCAGCTCAGGCAGAAGATCGAACCCGATCCCGAACGCCCGCAATATGTGCTGACCGAAACCGGGATCGGCTACCGGTTGAAGGCGGCGGATTAG
- the pimD gene encoding pimeloyl-CoA dehydrogenase small subunit has translation MDFDLSEEQRLLKDSVDGLLKASYDFDSRKKYRAEKGGWSRTIWSKLAEQGLLGLPFAEEDGGFGAGALETMIVMEALGKALVVEPYLATVVLGGGFLRRGGSAEQKAAYIPAIIDGSKTLAFAQLEKNSRYDLSDVTTSAKKTANGWTIDGEKFVVLNGDSADTLIVSARTAGGQRDRGGIGLFLVPANAKGVSIKGYPTQDGLHAADISFTAVEVGADAAIGDPANALSLIETVVDDARIALCAEAVGEMDESLNRTVEYLKTRKQFGVAIGSFQVLQHRAADMFVAVEQARSMAMFATMASDFDDAGERANAVSAAKVQIGKSLKFVGEQSIQLHGGIGMTMEASIGHYFKRLTMIENTFGDVDFHLRRVSEAGGLNS, from the coding sequence ATGGATTTTGATTTGTCGGAGGAGCAGCGTCTGCTCAAGGACAGCGTCGATGGCCTGCTGAAGGCCTCGTATGATTTCGATAGCCGCAAGAAGTACCGCGCCGAAAAGGGCGGCTGGAGCCGGACAATCTGGAGCAAGCTGGCGGAGCAGGGGCTGCTCGGCCTGCCGTTCGCCGAGGAGGACGGCGGTTTCGGCGCCGGCGCGCTGGAAACCATGATCGTGATGGAAGCGCTCGGCAAGGCGCTGGTGGTCGAGCCCTATCTCGCCACTGTGGTGCTCGGCGGCGGCTTTCTGCGCCGCGGCGGTTCGGCCGAACAGAAGGCGGCCTATATTCCCGCCATTATCGACGGATCGAAGACACTGGCCTTCGCGCAGCTCGAGAAGAACTCACGCTACGACCTCAGCGACGTCACGACCTCCGCCAAGAAAACGGCCAATGGCTGGACCATCGACGGCGAGAAGTTCGTGGTGCTCAACGGCGACAGCGCCGACACGCTGATCGTCAGTGCGCGCACGGCGGGCGGCCAGCGCGACCGGGGCGGCATCGGCCTGTTCCTGGTGCCGGCCAATGCCAAGGGCGTCAGCATCAAGGGCTATCCGACCCAGGATGGCCTGCATGCCGCCGACATCAGCTTCACCGCGGTGGAGGTCGGCGCGGACGCGGCGATCGGCGATCCCGCGAATGCCCTGTCGCTGATCGAGACCGTGGTCGACGACGCCCGCATCGCCCTGTGCGCCGAAGCGGTCGGCGAGATGGACGAGTCGCTGAATCGCACCGTGGAATATCTCAAGACCCGCAAGCAGTTCGGCGTCGCCATCGGCAGCTTCCAGGTTCTGCAGCACCGCGCGGCCGACATGTTCGTCGCGGTGGAGCAGGCGAGGTCGATGGCGATGTTCGCCACCATGGCCAGCGACTTCGACGATGCCGGCGAACGCGCCAACGCGGTGTCCGCAGCCAAGGTGCAGATCGGCAAGTCGCTGAAGTTCGTTGGCGAGCAGTCGATTCAGCTTCACGGCGGCATCGGCATGACCATGGAAGCCAGCATCGGCCACTACTTCAAGCGCCTGACCATGATCGAGAACACCTTTGGCGACGTCGACTTCCATCTCCGGCGCGTCTCCGAAGCCGGCGGGCTGAACAGCTAG
- a CDS encoding Ku protein has translation MAPPRAYWKGSLKLSLVSCPVVLYPASTTVEKTRFHMINTETGNRLKQQMVDAETGDVVEKDQKGRGYEISKGEFVPIEKDELEAVQIESNHTIDIDNFVPRDEIDKRFLNHPYYIAPDGKAGIDAFAVIRDAMKDKDRVALARIVLTNREHIIAIEPLGKGLLGTTLRYPYEVRDENDYFEDIKSPKISKDMIDLAVHILDSKASHFDPSKFKDEYENALKALVKRKAAGKSIKTVEKSEKPDNVISLMDALQQSLKGGKAAPAKRASAATSRAARSRPAKKAHRSTARQRKAS, from the coding sequence ATGGCCCCGCCGCGTGCCTATTGGAAGGGCTCCCTGAAGCTCTCCCTCGTCTCCTGCCCGGTGGTGCTGTATCCGGCCTCCACCACGGTCGAAAAAACCCGCTTTCACATGATCAACACCGAGACCGGCAACCGGCTGAAGCAGCAGATGGTCGACGCCGAGACCGGCGACGTGGTGGAGAAAGACCAGAAGGGCCGCGGCTACGAGATCAGCAAGGGTGAGTTCGTCCCGATCGAGAAGGACGAACTGGAAGCCGTGCAGATCGAGAGCAACCACACCATCGACATCGACAACTTCGTGCCGCGCGACGAGATCGACAAGCGTTTCCTCAACCATCCGTATTACATCGCCCCGGACGGCAAGGCCGGCATCGACGCCTTCGCCGTGATCCGCGACGCCATGAAGGACAAGGACCGCGTCGCCTTGGCGCGCATCGTGCTGACCAACCGCGAACACATCATCGCCATCGAACCGCTCGGCAAGGGCCTGCTTGGGACCACTCTGCGCTATCCCTATGAGGTGCGCGACGAGAACGACTATTTCGAGGACATCAAGAGCCCGAAAATCTCCAAGGACATGATCGACCTCGCCGTGCATATCCTGGACAGCAAGGCGTCGCACTTCGATCCGTCGAAATTCAAGGACGAATACGAGAACGCGCTGAAGGCGCTGGTCAAGCGCAAGGCCGCCGGCAAGTCGATCAAGACCGTCGAAAAGTCCGAGAAGCCCGACAATGTCATCAGCCTGATGGACGCGCTGCAGCAGAGCCTGAAGGGCGGAAAGGCGGCGCCCGCCAAGCGCGCCTCTGCCGCAACGTCGCGCGCCGCAAGGTCGCGTCCCGCCAAGAAGGCGCACCGATCCACGGCTCGCCAGCGCAAGGCGAGCTGA
- a CDS encoding DUF6496 domain-containing protein, producing MARKYSTAASSDVERAVKKQKAGKLKSGRSGKKVTSRKQAIAIGLSEARAEGKKVPKKKTAKKTAKKAAKKSVKKTARKTAKKKSAKKSKRKSSKR from the coding sequence ATGGCTCGAAAATATTCCACGGCGGCATCGTCGGATGTCGAACGTGCAGTCAAGAAGCAGAAGGCTGGCAAGCTGAAAAGCGGCCGCTCCGGCAAGAAGGTCACCAGCCGCAAGCAGGCCATTGCCATCGGACTGTCGGAGGCGCGCGCCGAAGGCAAGAAGGTGCCGAAGAAGAAGACGGCCAAAAAGACCGCAAAGAAAGCCGCCAAGAAGTCGGTGAAGAAGACCGCCAGGAAGACGGCGAAGAAAAAGTCCGCCAAGAAGAGCAAGCGGAAATCCAGCAAACGATAA